One segment of Pseudomonas sp. FP2196 DNA contains the following:
- a CDS encoding HEAT repeat domain-containing protein: MTSIFAVTDNQDILDLKPRLTAEDAGVRRIALIDLADLEEPDGLVWLVDRLGSDTSEEVRVEAARLLEAWEDEAVVQALCEALTDPSPAVQSAAAQSLSLLKTEAAGRVILPWAVHADVAVRIAAFRALRELRFADAAPAAVAALNDANASVRREAVGVLGWLKQLNALPALARLASDDPNTDVRRAATGALGLASSAEVLPALRQALQDDAWQVREEAATTLGKVGHIDAGPALVEALSDDYWQVRLRATRSLGRLHFAPALDALIDTLGHRISNLRKEAALALGELNDRGAVAALQAVQDDGDPEVRKAVRIALSQLQ, from the coding sequence ATGACCTCTATTTTTGCTGTGACCGATAACCAAGACATTCTCGACCTGAAACCGCGCCTGACGGCCGAAGACGCCGGCGTGCGGCGCATTGCGCTGATTGATCTGGCGGATCTCGAAGAACCGGACGGCCTGGTGTGGTTGGTCGATCGCCTCGGGTCAGATACCTCTGAAGAAGTCCGTGTTGAAGCTGCACGTCTGCTTGAGGCCTGGGAAGATGAGGCCGTTGTACAAGCTTTGTGTGAAGCGCTGACCGATCCGTCGCCCGCCGTGCAATCCGCCGCCGCGCAAAGCCTGAGCCTGCTCAAGACCGAAGCGGCGGGGCGGGTGATCCTGCCATGGGCCGTGCACGCCGACGTCGCCGTGCGCATCGCCGCGTTCCGCGCCTTGCGTGAACTGCGCTTCGCCGATGCTGCACCGGCTGCTGTCGCGGCGTTGAACGATGCCAACGCCAGTGTGCGGCGCGAAGCGGTCGGTGTGCTCGGTTGGCTCAAACAACTTAATGCTTTGCCAGCCTTGGCACGGTTGGCCAGCGACGACCCCAATACCGACGTGCGCCGCGCCGCCACCGGCGCCTTGGGCCTGGCATCCAGCGCCGAAGTCCTGCCCGCCCTGCGGCAGGCCTTGCAGGACGACGCCTGGCAAGTGCGTGAAGAAGCCGCAACAACCTTGGGCAAAGTCGGCCACATCGACGCCGGTCCGGCATTGGTCGAGGCCCTGAGCGATGACTACTGGCAAGTGCGTCTGCGCGCCACCCGCAGTCTCGGCCGCCTGCATTTCGCCCCGGCGCTGGATGCCCTGATCGACACCCTCGGCCACCGCATCAGTAACCTGCGCAAGGAAGCGGCTTTGGCCTTGGGCGAGTTGAATGATCGCGGTGCAGTGGCAGCGTTGCAGGCCGTGCAGGACGACGGCGACCCGGAAGTACGCAAAGCCGTGCGCATCGCCCTGAGTCAGTTGCAATGA